In Zobellia roscoffensis, the following are encoded in one genomic region:
- a CDS encoding ABC transporter ATP-binding protein, with translation MIEIKDLHKSYKMGSNSLHVLKGLNFSIAEGELVAIMGSSGSGKSTLLNILGMLDEADSGTYDLDGVPIKNLNETKAAKYRNRFLGFIFQSFNLINYKSAMENVALPLYYQKVARKEREEKALKYLEQVGLKEWATHLPNELSGGQKQRVAIARALAAEPKVLMADEPTGALDSKTSYEVMDLIQKINDEGNTILVVTHEEDIAHMCKRIVHLKDGVIVEDKKVEQVRAAQYVK, from the coding sequence ATGATCGAAATTAAAGACCTTCACAAATCCTATAAAATGGGTAGCAACTCATTACATGTTTTAAAAGGATTGAATTTCAGTATTGCAGAAGGAGAACTAGTAGCCATTATGGGTTCATCCGGATCGGGAAAATCTACGCTTTTAAATATTCTGGGAATGTTAGATGAAGCAGATTCCGGTACGTATGATTTAGACGGTGTTCCCATAAAAAACCTGAACGAAACAAAAGCGGCCAAGTACCGCAATAGATTTTTAGGTTTTATATTTCAGTCTTTTAACCTTATCAATTACAAGAGTGCCATGGAGAATGTGGCCTTGCCCCTGTATTATCAAAAAGTAGCAAGAAAGGAAAGAGAAGAAAAAGCATTAAAATACTTGGAACAAGTAGGGCTAAAGGAATGGGCTACACACTTACCCAATGAACTTTCAGGAGGGCAAAAACAAAGAGTTGCAATTGCACGAGCCCTGGCCGCCGAGCCAAAAGTTTTAATGGCGGATGAGCCAACAGGAGCTTTGGATAGCAAAACATCGTATGAGGTTATGGACCTAATTCAAAAAATTAATGACGAGGGAAATACAATTCTTGTAGTAACTCATGAAGAAGATATTGCGCATATGTGCAAACGTATAGTGCATTTAAAGGATGGCGTAATTGTAGAGGATAAAAAAGTAGAACAGGTTAGGGCCGCTCAGTATGTTAAATAG
- a CDS encoding ABC transporter permease, whose amino-acid sequence MLNRDNWKEIFETIQKNKLRTFLSGFTVALGILIFVVLFGFGNGLINTFDDFFGDDATNVLFVFPGRTTMPYKGYKSNRVIEFDNSDLADIEKNFPLFLEYITPRITRQDTVSYMNESNSYTTQAVGPAHQFNEMTIMMKGRYLNEQDIKNKTKYAVIGRLVEEDLFGAKNAIGKYIDVGGSSFKVIGVFQDDGGDNEERIIFIPYTTRQLIEKNTDKINQIVVGFKPEIGYAGAMAFDKSLDKFIRSKKYINPKDQNGIFIRNIADQLKQNQQFARVLQIIVGFVAFGTIIAGIIGISNIMVFVVKERTKELGIRKALGATPKAVIGTILLESVFITTVSGFVGMLIGIVILSSLGDKLKDFFITNPYIDISIAISATIVLVIFGAIAGYVPARRAARIKPIVALRDE is encoded by the coding sequence ATGTTAAATAGAGACAACTGGAAAGAGATTTTTGAGACTATTCAGAAGAATAAGCTCCGCACCTTTTTGTCAGGGTTTACGGTTGCTTTGGGTATCCTCATTTTTGTAGTCCTCTTTGGTTTTGGGAACGGTCTGATCAATACATTTGACGATTTTTTTGGAGATGATGCAACCAATGTTCTTTTTGTGTTCCCGGGTAGGACAACTATGCCATATAAAGGCTATAAATCCAATAGGGTAATTGAGTTTGATAATAGTGATTTGGCAGATATTGAGAAGAACTTTCCATTGTTCTTAGAGTATATTACGCCAAGAATTACCCGTCAAGACACGGTCAGTTATATGAACGAGTCTAACAGTTATACAACTCAAGCCGTTGGACCGGCGCATCAGTTCAATGAAATGACCATTATGATGAAAGGTCGTTATTTGAATGAGCAGGACATTAAGAATAAGACCAAATATGCGGTCATAGGGCGTTTGGTAGAAGAAGATCTCTTTGGAGCTAAGAATGCAATAGGAAAGTATATTGATGTAGGCGGAAGCTCTTTTAAAGTGATAGGTGTATTTCAAGATGATGGAGGGGACAATGAGGAACGTATTATTTTTATACCCTACACTACACGTCAATTAATCGAAAAAAATACGGATAAAATCAATCAAATTGTGGTTGGTTTTAAACCAGAGATCGGGTACGCTGGCGCTATGGCTTTTGATAAGAGTCTTGACAAGTTTATTCGATCTAAAAAATACATCAACCCAAAAGATCAGAACGGCATTTTTATAAGAAATATAGCTGATCAGTTAAAGCAAAACCAACAGTTTGCACGGGTATTGCAAATTATAGTAGGGTTTGTGGCTTTCGGAACTATTATAGCCGGTATTATAGGTATCAGTAATATTATGGTGTTTGTGGTAAAAGAAAGAACTAAAGAGCTGGGTATACGAAAAGCATTGGGTGCCACGCCAAAAGCTGTTATAGGAACCATTTTATTGGAATCGGTTTTTATTACTACGGTTTCTGGTTTTGTGGGTATGCTTATAGGTATTGTTATTTTAAGTTCTTTGGGAGACAAGCTGAAAGACTTTTTTATAACCAATCCATACATAGATATCAGTATAGCAATTTCAGCAACTATTGTTCTTGTAATTTTCGGAGCAATTGCAGGCTATGTTCCGGCAAGACGCGCTGCCCGTATAAAACCCATTGTAGCCTTAAGAGACGAATAA
- a CDS encoding dodecin family protein, producing MAVLKVIEVLANSDKSWEDATKQAVAQASKSVKNIKSVYINEQSATVTDGKMDNYRVNVKITFEVN from the coding sequence ATGGCAGTTTTAAAAGTTATAGAAGTATTGGCAAATTCTGATAAAAGTTGGGAAGATGCAACCAAACAAGCGGTTGCCCAAGCTTCTAAATCAGTTAAGAATATTAAATCCGTTTATATTAACGAGCAAAGTGCCACAGTTACCGACGGAAAAATGGATAATTACCGCGTAAACGTAAAGATTACTTTTGAAGTAAACTAA
- a CDS encoding ABC transporter permease: MNFIFDRNTWQEIFGSISKNKIRTVITVVGVLWGIFIYIALSGAAKGMDNGFESMFESIARNSMFVWGQSTSMPNEGYKTGRQMQLKLDDAVMIQNRIPEVEYIAPRNVRGFFGSPPANIGRNNKTGSYSLFGDFPAFTKIAPKKIYEGGRFINDEDINQARKVAVIGERTQKELFDKNENPIGGYFKIDDVYFQVVGVHKYDPSGGFGGDGDIFIPFSTFKKLYNTGDNVGWFSIAAYDNVDVLKVEENIKNLLKNLHHVHPDDDRAFGSFNLGEQFNKIVGFADGITFLSLIVGIATILAGVIGIGNILLISVKERTKELGVRRALGATPAEVRNQIILESVFLTVIAGIMGIILGALALAGISSATQDIDFPYTNPTVPIPYVIGALVIMVVLGTLIGLIPAQRAVSIKPIDALREE; this comes from the coding sequence ATGAATTTTATATTCGATAGAAATACATGGCAAGAGATTTTCGGTTCGATCAGTAAGAACAAGATTCGGACTGTAATTACCGTAGTAGGTGTACTATGGGGTATTTTCATTTATATAGCCCTTTCCGGTGCGGCCAAGGGTATGGACAATGGTTTTGAAAGTATGTTTGAGAGTATTGCTCGGAATAGTATGTTCGTATGGGGGCAAAGTACGAGTATGCCCAATGAAGGATATAAGACCGGTAGGCAGATGCAGTTAAAGCTAGATGATGCGGTAATGATTCAGAATCGCATTCCGGAAGTAGAGTATATAGCTCCTAGAAACGTACGTGGTTTTTTTGGCTCTCCACCGGCAAATATTGGCCGCAATAATAAAACAGGTAGTTATTCGCTATTCGGGGATTTTCCTGCGTTTACTAAAATTGCACCTAAGAAAATATATGAGGGTGGCAGGTTTATTAACGATGAAGATATCAATCAGGCAAGAAAGGTAGCTGTAATAGGCGAGCGGACACAGAAGGAGCTTTTTGATAAAAATGAAAATCCAATTGGAGGTTATTTTAAGATTGATGATGTTTATTTTCAGGTGGTTGGTGTTCATAAGTACGATCCCAGTGGTGGTTTTGGTGGAGATGGAGATATTTTTATTCCGTTTTCGACTTTTAAAAAACTGTATAATACGGGTGATAATGTGGGCTGGTTTTCAATTGCGGCCTATGATAATGTAGATGTACTTAAAGTAGAAGAGAATATTAAAAACCTTTTAAAGAACCTGCATCATGTGCATCCAGATGATGATCGTGCTTTTGGGTCTTTCAACCTAGGGGAGCAGTTTAATAAAATTGTGGGCTTTGCAGATGGTATAACCTTTCTTTCGTTGATTGTTGGTATTGCCACTATATTGGCGGGCGTCATAGGTATTGGTAACATCTTGCTTATTTCCGTGAAAGAACGGACCAAAGAACTTGGGGTGCGAAGAGCTTTAGGGGCTACGCCGGCAGAGGTGCGAAATCAAATTATATTAGAATCGGTCTTCTTGACTGTTATTGCAGGTATCATGGGAATTATTCTAGGAGCTTTGGCATTGGCAGGAATTAGTAGTGCTACTCAAGATATAGATTTTCCGTATACCAATCCTACTGTACCTATACCCTATGTAATTGGAGCATTGGTGATAATGGTAGTACTTGGAACTTTAATAGGGCTTATACCTGCCCAAAGAGCGGTGAGTATAAAACCAATTGATGCCCTTAGGGAAGAATAA
- a CDS encoding TolC family protein: MNFKLTALLLLFSIGAVSAQQKNWTLQECVEYAVEHNLSVEQYELDLQNVQIDKSDAVGAMLPALNSSASVTGSTGLSFDPTTNQPVTTTILSANGGLTSSLTLFDGLRNLHRLNRAKLNAISNQYRLDDLKDDIRLSVANAYLQILSNKETLKVFEAQSAVTEQDLKKSKELVDAGVIPNGDLLEIEATAANLEQQIVNTQNQVLISRINLAQLLQITDYENFDVLDADFEVPPSEVQSKSPKEIFAEALSFRNDIKFSQSNIDLAKKDLDIAKGAIYPTLGAFFNYNTRYSDQGGFDSSSGTVVPAESFVNQLWINDGISYGARLDIPIFNGFSVKNNIKRSKINVEKAQLQMEQDKLDLETSINQAYVDVKSFSKAYDAAQKTLDARRLAYDYSKERYDVGLMNAFDFSQAQSRVDNAEAELIRTKYDYIFRLKVLEFYFGLPLELK, encoded by the coding sequence ATGAATTTTAAACTAACAGCATTACTGCTTCTCTTTTCTATTGGGGCGGTTAGCGCACAGCAGAAAAATTGGACGCTGCAGGAATGCGTAGAGTATGCGGTAGAACACAACCTTTCTGTTGAACAATACGAACTTGATCTCCAGAATGTACAAATAGATAAGTCGGACGCAGTTGGTGCAATGCTTCCGGCCTTAAACTCTTCGGCAAGTGTAACAGGTAGTACAGGGCTTTCGTTTGACCCAACTACCAATCAACCGGTGACGACTACAATATTGTCTGCGAATGGTGGGTTAACATCCTCTTTAACACTTTTTGATGGATTAAGAAACCTTCATCGTCTTAATCGTGCAAAGCTAAATGCAATATCTAATCAATATCGCTTAGATGACCTTAAAGATGATATTAGGTTAAGCGTAGCGAATGCCTATTTGCAAATTCTTTCAAATAAAGAAACTTTAAAAGTGTTCGAGGCTCAGTCTGCAGTAACCGAACAGGATTTAAAGAAATCAAAAGAATTGGTAGATGCGGGAGTGATTCCTAATGGAGATTTACTGGAAATAGAAGCAACGGCCGCAAACCTTGAACAACAGATAGTGAATACGCAGAATCAGGTTTTGATTTCTCGTATTAACTTGGCGCAATTGCTTCAGATTACAGATTATGAGAATTTTGATGTGTTGGATGCTGATTTTGAAGTGCCACCGTCCGAAGTACAGTCTAAATCTCCAAAAGAAATTTTTGCAGAAGCCTTGTCTTTCAGGAACGATATAAAATTTTCACAGTCTAATATAGATTTGGCCAAGAAAGATTTGGATATTGCCAAAGGTGCAATATACCCTACCTTGGGAGCCTTCTTTAATTACAATACCAGATATTCGGATCAAGGCGGATTTGATAGTTCCTCAGGGACGGTTGTTCCCGCGGAAAGCTTTGTGAACCAATTGTGGATTAATGATGGTATTTCATATGGCGCAAGGTTAGATATTCCCATTTTCAATGGTTTTTCCGTTAAAAATAATATTAAGCGTTCTAAAATAAATGTAGAGAAGGCACAGTTGCAGATGGAGCAAGACAAGTTGGATCTGGAGACAAGTATCAATCAAGCTTATGTAGATGTAAAGAGCTTCTCAAAAGCATATGATGCAGCTCAAAAAACTTTGGATGCACGGCGTTTGGCATATGATTATTCCAAAGAACGTTATGATGTAGGGCTTATGAATGCTTTTGATTTCAGTCAGGCGCAATCTCGGGTAGATAATGCGGAAGCAGAATTGATAAGAACCAAGTACGATTATATTTTCAGGTTAAAAGTTCTTGAGTTCTATTTTGGGCTTCCTTTGGAATTGAAATAG
- a CDS encoding PorP/SprF family type IX secretion system membrane protein has translation MKYRLLLLLASLGFAFQSTAQEGIPVYFDYLADNYYLVYPSMAGISEGGKIRATARMQWFNVDDAPNLQTINANFRIGESNSGVGAIIFNDANGYHAQTGVKLTYAHHLKLGGDGRTLNQFSFGLSPTYLQSSLDETEFRSATVDNALIGSKISEGYFNMDLGFSYNIMEFYAHFAVNNLLSSKRNLYRFGRQDPDNVPVIDNLRRYLFSVGYIFGKQEWQLEPSVLFQMSEFTEEKSIDLNAKVYKDVDFGRIWGGLSYRRSFEGAQFATSDSFGEQRLQLFTPIVGANIGNFMVSYNYSYQSGDIRFDSGGFHQITLGYDFGQKERKYDCYCPAAQ, from the coding sequence ATGAAATATCGTTTACTGCTCTTGCTTGCATCCCTTGGCTTTGCATTTCAATCTACGGCACAAGAGGGTATTCCCGTGTATTTTGATTATTTAGCCGATAACTATTACCTCGTTTATCCGTCAATGGCCGGTATTAGTGAGGGTGGAAAAATAAGGGCCACAGCAAGAATGCAATGGTTTAATGTAGATGATGCACCCAATTTACAGACTATAAACGCCAATTTTAGAATAGGTGAAAGTAATAGTGGGGTGGGAGCTATCATTTTTAACGATGCAAATGGCTATCACGCACAAACTGGTGTAAAACTAACTTATGCACACCACCTTAAGCTTGGTGGAGATGGGCGGACATTAAATCAGTTTTCTTTTGGATTGAGCCCAACATATTTGCAAAGTAGTTTGGATGAAACCGAATTTCGTTCTGCAACAGTAGATAATGCTTTAATAGGAAGTAAGATTAGCGAGGGTTATTTTAATATGGACCTAGGTTTTTCTTATAATATCATGGAGTTTTATGCCCATTTTGCAGTAAACAACCTTTTGAGCAGCAAACGAAATTTATATCGTTTTGGAAGACAAGACCCTGACAATGTTCCTGTGATAGATAATTTACGACGGTATTTGTTTTCGGTAGGTTATATTTTTGGAAAGCAAGAATGGCAATTGGAGCCTTCTGTATTATTTCAGATGAGCGAGTTTACGGAAGAAAAGTCTATTGACCTTAATGCAAAAGTTTATAAAGATGTAGATTTTGGTCGTATTTGGGGTGGGTTATCCTATAGAAGAAGTTTTGAAGGTGCACAGTTTGCTACTTCAGATAGTTTTGGCGAACAACGTTTGCAATTGTTTACTCCAATCGTAGGCGCTAATATTGGAAACTTTATGGTTTCATATAATTATTCATACCAGTCAGGAGATATTCGTTTTGATAGCGGTGGATTTCACCAAATAACATTAGGATACGATTTTGGTCAAAAAGAACGTAAGTATGATTGTTATTGCCCAGCAGCTCAATAA
- a CDS encoding mechanosensitive ion channel family protein — MEKFTDYQEHIDKAIEWTWEILPDLIMALIILFVGLWIVRFLNKMVRKFFEKKDYDLALESFLQSFINIALKVLLFVLVITQLGVKSSSLIAIIGAAGLAIGLALQGSLSNFAGGVLILLFKPFKIGDWISAQGVDGSVKEITIFYTKVNTFGNQLAIIPNGQLSNNNVVNYSAMPTRRDNIKVGIGYSSNIKAAKDIMLDICQKNENVLKDPAPEVYVDALGDSSVNLSLRFWAENSVFWAAHFFIIEEIKRRFDEAEIEIPFPQRDVHVKGEALKAKIDN; from the coding sequence ATGGAAAAATTTACAGATTACCAAGAACATATAGACAAAGCCATAGAATGGACATGGGAGATTTTACCAGACCTTATTATGGCATTAATTATACTATTCGTAGGGCTATGGATAGTCCGTTTTCTAAACAAAATGGTCCGTAAATTCTTTGAAAAGAAAGATTACGACCTTGCCCTAGAAAGTTTTTTACAGAGTTTTATAAATATAGCGCTCAAAGTATTACTTTTTGTTTTGGTGATTACCCAGTTGGGAGTTAAATCATCTTCACTTATTGCTATCATTGGTGCTGCCGGTTTGGCCATTGGTCTTGCCTTACAGGGTTCACTTTCAAATTTTGCAGGCGGTGTCCTTATTCTTCTTTTTAAACCTTTTAAAATTGGCGATTGGATATCAGCTCAAGGAGTAGATGGTTCCGTGAAGGAAATAACAATTTTCTACACTAAGGTAAACACCTTCGGAAACCAACTTGCTATTATTCCCAATGGGCAACTATCTAATAACAATGTTGTAAACTACAGCGCCATGCCCACACGTAGAGATAATATAAAAGTAGGCATTGGTTATAGTTCCAATATTAAGGCAGCAAAAGATATTATGCTAGATATCTGTCAAAAGAACGAGAACGTACTTAAGGACCCTGCGCCAGAAGTTTATGTTGATGCTTTAGGCGATAGTTCCGTTAACCTTAGTTTACGGTTCTGGGCAGAGAACTCCGTTTTTTGGGCAGCTCACTTCTTTATCATTGAAGAAATAAAAAGAAGGTTTGACGAAGCTGAGATTGAAATTCCTTTCCCACAGCGCGATGTACATGTAAAAGGAGAAGCTTTAAAAGCAAAAATCGATAATTAA
- the tsaB gene encoding tRNA (adenosine(37)-N6)-threonylcarbamoyltransferase complex dimerization subunit type 1 TsaB: MSIILNLETATTNCSVSIAKEGRILTIKEHDTPNYSHAEQLHIFIQEVLKEVNIDISELDAIAVSKGPGSYTGLRIGVSAAKGLCFALDIPLISIATLGSMAEQVTSSEIDYIIPVLDARRMEVYSAVFNSDKDEVRATEAEIIDENSFGEFLEKGKVILIGNGAEKCKTIVSHPNLSFDVSVVPSANEMAQLSYKKFKADHFEDVAYFEPYYLKDFILQQKKKM; this comes from the coding sequence ATGAGCATAATCTTAAATTTAGAAACGGCAACAACCAACTGTTCGGTAAGTATTGCTAAAGAAGGGCGTATTTTGACAATTAAAGAGCATGATACGCCTAATTATTCGCATGCGGAGCAATTACATATTTTCATTCAAGAAGTGCTGAAGGAAGTGAATATAGATATTTCTGAATTGGATGCAATTGCCGTGAGTAAAGGCCCAGGCTCCTACACGGGTTTGCGCATAGGGGTTTCTGCAGCTAAAGGACTATGTTTTGCTTTGGATATTCCTTTAATCTCTATTGCTACGCTTGGTAGCATGGCAGAACAAGTTACATCTAGTGAAATAGATTATATCATTCCCGTTTTAGATGCGCGCCGTATGGAGGTGTATTCTGCCGTATTTAACTCGGATAAAGATGAGGTGAGAGCTACAGAGGCAGAAATTATAGATGAAAATTCTTTCGGTGAGTTTTTAGAAAAAGGAAAAGTAATTTTAATAGGGAATGGAGCAGAAAAATGCAAGACCATAGTATCACATCCTAATCTGAGTTTTGATGTCTCAGTTGTGCCCTCCGCCAATGAAATGGCCCAGCTATCATATAAAAAGTTCAAAGCGGACCACTTTGAAGACGTGGCCTACTTTGAACCTTATTATTTAAAAGATTTTATTCTTCAGCAGAAGAAAAAAATGTAA
- a CDS encoding NifU family protein produces MKEYTITVVKTNNPAILKFETNHFLTKNKNYEFKNIDEAKNSPLAQQLFYLPFIKTVYISGNFIGLERYDIVAWDDVKDEVAQQLVDYLNADEPIVNEVEETSKKVAITVYAEVTPNPSVMKFVANKPIVPAAFEFKNIDEAKNSELAKQLFNFPFVKEVFFDMNYVSVSKYDVAEWEDVTMQLREHIREYLADGNEAVSESAIAKAKETPLGDGTTPSQPAADLDDTSQQIVDILEEYVKPAVASDGGNILFQSYEENSKTVNVILQGACSGCPSSTFTLKNGIETMLKNMMGDKVNEVVAVNG; encoded by the coding sequence ATGAAGGAGTATACAATTACGGTTGTTAAAACCAACAACCCTGCGATTCTGAAATTCGAGACGAATCATTTTTTAACCAAAAACAAGAACTACGAGTTCAAAAACATAGATGAGGCCAAAAATTCACCTTTGGCACAACAGCTTTTTTACCTACCATTTATTAAGACGGTATACATCTCTGGAAACTTTATTGGTCTTGAGCGCTATGATATAGTTGCCTGGGACGATGTAAAAGATGAAGTCGCCCAGCAACTTGTAGATTATCTAAATGCAGATGAACCTATTGTAAATGAAGTAGAAGAAACTTCTAAAAAAGTGGCAATTACAGTTTATGCAGAGGTAACCCCTAACCCATCTGTAATGAAATTTGTTGCCAACAAACCTATTGTACCCGCTGCTTTTGAATTTAAGAATATAGACGAAGCCAAAAATTCGGAGTTAGCGAAACAACTATTTAACTTTCCGTTCGTAAAAGAGGTTTTCTTTGATATGAATTACGTTTCTGTTAGTAAATATGACGTTGCGGAATGGGAAGATGTTACGATGCAATTACGCGAACACATACGAGAATACCTTGCCGATGGCAACGAAGCTGTATCCGAAAGCGCAATTGCCAAAGCAAAAGAAACGCCCTTAGGTGATGGTACTACGCCAAGCCAACCAGCTGCAGATTTGGACGACACCTCTCAGCAGATTGTAGATATTCTTGAAGAATACGTAAAGCCTGCTGTTGCCAGTGATGGTGGTAACATTCTTTTTCAATCTTACGAAGAGAACAGCAAAACGGTAAACGTTATTTTACAAGGTGCCTGTAGCGGTTGTCCTTCGTCTACCTTCACTTTAAAGAATGGTATTGAAACGATGCTTAAAAATATGATGGGAGACAAAGTGAACGAGGTAGTTGCCGTAAACGGTTAA
- a CDS encoding vWA domain-containing protein — MKNTRQILGLLCMSFAITSMYGCELKPKKTTAEPVLAQVFSPINDEKPKNNTVKIALLLDTSNSMDGLINQAKSQLWDIVNKFTYAKCGNEERPELQIALYQYGNDNLSSREGYIQQVLNFSGDLDDISEKLFSLTTNGGEEFCGEVIHTSLKQLNWGDNPDNLKMIFIAGNEPFTQGKLNYKDAVTNAKEKDIVVNTIFCGNYEQGINSDWKNGATLTGGEYIAIDHNRKVVHIDTPYDDVIIQLNSKLNQTYVSYGALGSAKMEQQRTQDSNAYELEEVVAVKRAVSKSSRLYNNKKWDLVDASDDATFDIAMIEKDELPKELKGKTKAEMESYIQEKKSDRSKIQNEIQALNAKREQFIAEKQKDGEKGELENAMLEAIKKQATKKDYKWEE, encoded by the coding sequence ATGAAAAACACACGACAGATTTTAGGATTACTATGTATGTCATTTGCCATCACCAGTATGTACGGTTGCGAGCTGAAACCTAAAAAAACAACAGCTGAACCCGTACTTGCCCAAGTATTTTCGCCCATAAATGACGAAAAACCAAAAAACAACACCGTAAAAATTGCTTTGCTCCTAGACACCAGTAACAGTATGGATGGACTCATCAACCAGGCAAAATCTCAACTTTGGGATATTGTAAACAAGTTCACCTATGCCAAGTGTGGAAATGAAGAAAGACCGGAACTGCAAATTGCACTGTATCAATATGGCAACGACAATTTATCTTCCAGAGAAGGTTACATTCAGCAAGTATTGAATTTTAGTGGAGATTTGGATGATATCTCAGAGAAACTCTTTTCATTAACAACTAATGGTGGAGAGGAATTTTGTGGCGAAGTAATTCACACCTCATTAAAGCAATTGAATTGGGGAGACAACCCAGATAACCTTAAAATGATTTTCATTGCTGGTAACGAACCTTTTACACAAGGAAAATTAAACTATAAAGACGCAGTAACTAATGCAAAAGAGAAAGACATTGTTGTGAATACCATTTTCTGTGGAAACTACGAACAAGGCATTAATTCTGATTGGAAAAATGGTGCTACCTTAACAGGAGGTGAATATATAGCTATTGACCATAATAGAAAGGTGGTTCATATTGACACGCCTTATGATGATGTAATTATTCAACTAAACTCAAAATTGAACCAGACTTATGTTTCTTACGGTGCTTTGGGTAGTGCCAAGATGGAACAACAACGTACTCAAGATTCCAACGCTTATGAATTAGAAGAAGTGGTTGCGGTAAAAAGAGCGGTGAGTAAAAGTTCTAGACTTTATAACAACAAGAAATGGGACTTAGTAGATGCATCTGATGATGCCACTTTTGATATTGCCATGATAGAAAAAGATGAGCTTCCTAAAGAATTAAAGGGAAAGACAAAGGCCGAAATGGAGTCTTATATTCAAGAAAAGAAATCAGACCGAAGCAAAATTCAAAACGAGATTCAAGCATTGAACGCAAAACGGGAGCAGTTCATTGCCGAAAAACAAAAAGATGGAGAAAAAGGAGAATTGGAAAATGCCATGCTAGAGGCTATCAAAAAGCAAGCGACTAAAAAAGATTATAAGTGGGAAGAGTAA
- a CDS encoding efflux RND transporter periplasmic adaptor subunit, whose product MNKIVKYILIGILVLGALWAAAFFVKSNSKDAVTYETETPFISNIEKKTVATGKVVPEDEVEIKPQISGIIQKIYMEEGQKVRSGELIATIKVVPNEQSLNQSRGRVRNAELALNNTQIEYNRNKSLFDKGVISSQDFNTLQLQYDQAKQELDNAKADYQIIRQGSAGGSTSANTNIRATVDGTILEIPVEEGDQVIESNNFNDGTTIATIADLSKMIFEGKVDEGEVAKLEVGTPLKISLGAVEGAELDAKLRFIAPKGIEETGAVQFKIEGDVEVKDDVFIRAGYSANASLVLEKKDDVLVIPEALLQFDKKTDEPFVEVETGNQEFERKDIEIGISDGVNVEIVSGLTESDKVKVWSKTEPIKKGEDEEEEADKEE is encoded by the coding sequence ATGAACAAGATCGTAAAATATATCTTAATTGGTATTTTGGTGCTAGGCGCTTTATGGGCCGCAGCTTTTTTTGTAAAGTCGAATAGCAAAGATGCCGTTACCTACGAAACCGAAACGCCTTTCATATCTAATATTGAAAAGAAAACGGTGGCTACGGGTAAGGTAGTTCCTGAAGATGAGGTTGAAATTAAGCCACAGATTTCGGGTATCATCCAAAAGATTTATATGGAGGAAGGCCAAAAGGTGAGGTCGGGAGAATTAATAGCAACAATTAAAGTGGTTCCTAATGAGCAGTCGCTTAATCAGTCTAGAGGTAGGGTAAGGAATGCCGAGTTGGCGCTAAACAATACTCAGATAGAATACAACAGAAACAAATCGCTTTTTGATAAAGGTGTCATATCTAGTCAGGATTTTAACACTTTACAATTGCAGTATGACCAGGCGAAACAGGAACTTGATAATGCTAAGGCAGATTATCAAATTATCCGTCAAGGTTCGGCAGGTGGTTCTACAAGTGCCAATACCAATATTAGAGCAACGGTAGACGGCACCATTCTAGAAATCCCAGTAGAAGAAGGAGATCAGGTTATTGAGAGTAACAATTTTAATGACGGTACCACAATAGCTACAATTGCCGATTTAAGTAAAATGATTTTTGAGGGTAAAGTAGATGAAGGTGAAGTTGCCAAACTGGAAGTGGGTACACCATTAAAAATTAGCTTGGGTGCTGTAGAAGGAGCTGAGCTAGATGCCAAATTACGATTCATTGCTCCAAAAGGAATTGAAGAAACAGGTGCGGTACAGTTTAAGATCGAAGGAGATGTAGAAGTTAAGGACGATGTGTTTATTAGAGCTGGATACAGTGCGAACGCTTCATTGGTCTTGGAGAAAAAAGATGATGTTTTGGTAATACCGGAAGCATTGTTGCAGTTCGATAAAAAGACGGATGAACCCTTTGTAGAAGTTGAAACGGGTAATCAGGAGTTTGAGAGAAAGGATATTGAAATCGGGATTTCGGACGGTGTAAACGTTGAAATCGTTTCAGGATTAACAGAGTCTGATAAAGTGAAAGTTTGGAGTAAAACAGAGCCTATTAAAAAAGGAGAAGACGAAGAGGAAGAGGCAGATAAAGAAGAGTAA